In the Candidatus Eisenbacteria bacterium genome, one interval contains:
- a CDS encoding PIG-L family deacetylase, whose product MSIDLLVFGPHPDDAEIGAGATLRKVKALGHTTGIVDMTTGDMGWGTPEARLEECAQAARILQLDVRENLDLGDGRIEDTFENRCKVATVIRKHRPQIVMAPYHTLPIGRGLGHNDHYKTGQIVANAYNLAHLRKAPIPGEPHQAKAIYFYFLPPGTPPTFVVDVTDHVEDWLAALDCHQTQFHNSERPRPATLPSVRDVFETYARYWGWQVGVKYGQAFLSTAPLRVGDPLGLVRDVIPRP is encoded by the coding sequence ATGTCCATCGATCTGCTCGTCTTTGGGCCGCATCCAGACGATGCCGAAATCGGCGCCGGCGCCACCCTCCGCAAGGTGAAGGCGCTCGGACATACGACCGGAATCGTGGACATGACGACCGGCGACATGGGCTGGGGCACCCCGGAGGCCCGCCTCGAGGAGTGTGCGCAGGCCGCTCGCATCCTCCAGCTCGACGTACGCGAGAACCTCGACCTCGGCGATGGCCGCATCGAGGACACCTTCGAGAACCGGTGCAAGGTCGCGACGGTGATCCGCAAGCATCGCCCGCAGATCGTCATGGCGCCGTACCACACGCTGCCCATCGGCCGTGGCCTGGGCCACAACGACCACTACAAGACCGGGCAGATCGTGGCCAACGCGTACAACCTCGCCCATCTGCGCAAGGCCCCGATTCCGGGCGAGCCGCACCAGGCCAAGGCGATCTACTTCTACTTCCTGCCCCCCGGTACGCCGCCGACGTTCGTCGTCGACGTGACGGACCACGTCGAGGACTGGCTGGCTGCGCTCGACTGTCACCAGACGCAATTCCACAATTCCGAGCGTCCGCGTCCCGCGACGCTGCCGAGCGTTCGGGACGTGTTCGAGACCTACGCGCGCTATTGGGGATGGCAAGTCGGGGTGAAGTACGGTCAGGCGTTCCTCTCGACCGCCCCACTCCGAGTCGGCGACCCATTGGGTCTCGTGCGCGACGTGATTCCGCGACCCTGA
- a CDS encoding serine hydrolase, with amino-acid sequence MSLRLQRPYLFLLLACSIALPATAAESAPIPDAFQPTVLTASTGGTKKKSTTRRKRRRARRAPPQGGVYARHAVVLDPSTDEILYEKNAAVTVPIASLSKLMTTMVFLEQHPDLDREVEVKRVDILGAGKTHLRPSETLALRDLLHMSLMCSDNAATRVLVRESGLSSEDFLASMNRKAVEIGLARTRFVEFTGLDERNVSTAADCARLLRAAAENSTIQTITTTRSYEFYGRYRSRNRPHAVYNTNRLLYGRYEIRGGKTGFISEAGYCLATWVHTQSRDMIAVVLGAPTPATRFADVVRLVQKTSAPSATHTN; translated from the coding sequence ATGTCGCTGCGCCTCCAGCGACCGTATTTGTTCCTGCTCCTCGCCTGCTCGATCGCCCTTCCGGCCACGGCCGCGGAATCGGCCCCCATTCCGGACGCTTTCCAGCCCACCGTGCTCACCGCCTCGACCGGCGGGACCAAGAAGAAATCGACCACCCGCCGGAAGCGGCGGCGGGCGCGCCGCGCGCCTCCACAGGGAGGGGTCTACGCTCGTCACGCCGTGGTTCTCGATCCGTCGACCGACGAGATCCTGTACGAGAAGAACGCGGCCGTGACCGTGCCGATCGCGAGCCTCTCCAAGCTGATGACCACGATGGTCTTCCTCGAGCAACACCCCGATCTCGACCGCGAGGTGGAGGTGAAGCGCGTGGACATCCTGGGCGCGGGCAAGACGCACCTCAGGCCTTCCGAGACGCTGGCGCTTCGCGACCTCCTCCACATGAGTCTGATGTGCTCCGACAATGCCGCCACCCGGGTCCTGGTGCGCGAATCGGGGCTGTCGTCGGAGGACTTCCTGGCGAGCATGAATCGCAAGGCCGTCGAGATCGGCCTGGCCCGCACCCGCTTCGTCGAGTTCACCGGACTCGACGAACGGAATGTCTCCACGGCGGCCGATTGCGCGCGCCTGCTGCGCGCCGCGGCCGAGAATTCGACGATCCAGACCATCACGACGACCCGCTCGTACGAGTTCTACGGGCGTTATCGTTCCCGCAATCGTCCCCATGCGGTTTACAACACCAACCGTCTGCTGTACGGCCGCTACGAGATCCGCGGCGGCAAGACGGGCTTCATCTCGGAAGCCGGCTACTGCCTCGCGACCTGGGTGCACACCCAGAGCCGCGACATGATCGCGGTCGTCCTCGGCGCCCCGACCCCCGCCACCCGCTTCGCGGACGTCGTCCGCCTGGTTCAGAAGACCTCGGCACCCAGCGCCACCCACACCAACTAG
- the glgP gene encoding alpha-glucan family phosphorylase translates to MPARGVVAYFCMEFGLDESFPIYSGGLGVLAGDFVKSAHDLELPLVAVGLCWERGYGVQRIDEGGRPTYEYPPVDRSFLEDTGVRVRVRVRGVEVPCSVLVTTRFGNAPLYMIQPYRDEHRWITRRLYEAGNDVRIAQEMLLGIGGVRALNWLGFEVSTYHFNEGHAVFAGVEMLAERMAGGMTFPDAWDDTRRRIVFTTHTPVPAGNEVHGIKDLRRMGACLELSGAEVRALGGDPFNMTAAGLRLARRANAVSALHGETTRAMWARVDKAAPIVSITNGVHRKTWQAPAIAAAAGDARSLRAARQDLRKELALEVARRSGRPLVPEALVIGVARRAAGYKRGDLILRDEARLEALMEARPVHIVFSGKAHPDDATGQAIVARLARAQHEHEGRVWFLENYDLALARLLTRGCDVWLNHPVRPLEACGTSGMKAALNGVLNLSVLDGWWAEACEHGVNGWAIGDERAGEDTKDLQALYDVLEREVLPAWADQERWTTMMQASILTAERRFTSERMVKEYFERLYETPPPVD, encoded by the coding sequence ATGCCGGCGCGCGGCGTCGTGGCCTACTTCTGCATGGAGTTTGGACTCGACGAGTCGTTTCCGATCTATTCGGGCGGCCTTGGCGTCCTCGCGGGCGACTTCGTCAAGTCTGCGCACGATCTCGAGCTCCCCCTCGTGGCGGTGGGTCTGTGCTGGGAACGCGGCTATGGCGTCCAGCGGATCGATGAAGGCGGACGGCCGACCTACGAATACCCGCCAGTCGACCGCAGCTTCCTCGAGGACACGGGCGTCCGCGTGCGCGTCCGCGTGCGCGGCGTCGAAGTGCCGTGCTCGGTGCTGGTCACCACCCGCTTCGGCAACGCGCCTCTCTACATGATCCAGCCCTATCGGGACGAGCACCGCTGGATCACGCGCCGGCTCTACGAGGCCGGCAACGACGTGCGCATCGCGCAGGAGATGCTGCTCGGGATCGGCGGCGTGCGGGCGCTCAACTGGCTGGGCTTCGAGGTGTCGACCTACCACTTCAACGAAGGCCACGCGGTGTTCGCCGGCGTGGAGATGCTGGCGGAGCGCATGGCCGGGGGCATGACGTTTCCCGACGCATGGGACGACACTCGGCGGCGCATCGTCTTCACCACGCATACCCCGGTGCCCGCCGGCAACGAGGTGCACGGCATCAAGGACCTCCGCCGCATGGGCGCCTGTCTCGAGCTGTCCGGCGCGGAGGTGCGCGCGCTCGGCGGCGACCCGTTCAACATGACGGCGGCCGGCCTGCGGCTGGCGCGCAGGGCCAACGCCGTCTCGGCGCTCCACGGCGAGACCACGCGCGCGATGTGGGCCAGAGTGGACAAGGCCGCTCCCATCGTGTCGATCACCAATGGCGTGCACCGCAAGACCTGGCAGGCCCCGGCGATCGCCGCCGCGGCCGGCGATGCGCGGTCGCTGCGTGCCGCCCGCCAGGATCTGCGCAAGGAGCTGGCGCTGGAAGTCGCGAGACGCAGCGGACGCCCGCTCGTTCCCGAAGCCCTGGTGATCGGCGTGGCCCGGCGCGCCGCCGGGTACAAGCGCGGCGATCTCATCCTGCGGGACGAGGCGCGGCTCGAGGCTCTGATGGAAGCGCGGCCCGTGCACATCGTGTTCTCCGGCAAGGCACATCCTGACGACGCGACCGGACAGGCCATCGTCGCCCGCCTGGCGCGCGCCCAGCACGAGCACGAAGGCCGCGTGTGGTTTCTCGAGAACTACGACCTGGCGCTCGCGCGCCTGCTGACCCGCGGATGCGACGTCTGGCTCAATCACCCGGTCCGGCCGCTCGAGGCTTGCGGGACATCCGGAATGAAAGCGGCGCTGAACGGCGTTCTCAATCTCAGCGTGCTCGATGGCTGGTGGGCGGAAGCCTGCGAGCACGGGGTGAACGGCTGGGCGATCGGGGACGAGCGCGCGGGAGAGGACACGAAGGATCTCCAGGCGCTCTACGATGTGCTCGAGCGTGAGGTGCTGCCGGCGTGGGCCGACCAGGAGCGCTGGACCACCATGATGCAGGCCAGCATCCTGACCGCGGAGCGCCGGTTCACCTCGGAGCGGATGGTGAAGGAGTACTTCGAGCGCCTCTACGAGACGCCGCCGCCCGTCGACTAG
- a CDS encoding sulfite exporter TauE/SafE family protein: MRARDRVDSLLGGALAGFGSGLFGVGGGLLLVPILTRRFHCSQHQAHGTSLAVIGLTALAGVAVYAWHGHVEWATAAVVAVASAITARFGARLTTRFSSVGLSRAFALFLVVVAIRLLLRIPEPSAVSFHQGWTGLAVDLALGSGVGLIAGFMGVGGGILAVPVFTLALGMTQQAAQGTSLAVIMVSGPAGAIEHARHGHVVGSLVPMLAIGSLLGAPLASWVAQLLPHAVLVRSFAVFLLINAVLTWVRPPRQSRPS, translated from the coding sequence ATGCGCGCCCGCGACCGGGTCGATTCCCTGCTCGGGGGCGCGCTCGCCGGCTTCGGGAGCGGGCTTTTCGGGGTGGGCGGCGGCCTGCTGCTGGTTCCGATCCTCACCCGCCGCTTCCATTGCTCCCAGCATCAGGCGCACGGGACCTCCCTGGCCGTGATCGGGCTCACGGCGCTGGCCGGAGTCGCGGTCTACGCCTGGCACGGCCACGTCGAATGGGCGACCGCCGCGGTGGTCGCGGTCGCCAGCGCGATCACGGCACGCTTCGGCGCCCGTCTCACCACACGCTTCTCCTCGGTCGGGCTCTCCCGGGCCTTCGCGCTCTTCCTGGTGGTCGTGGCGATTCGCCTGCTGCTCAGGATTCCCGAGCCATCGGCCGTCTCGTTCCATCAAGGCTGGACCGGGCTCGCGGTCGACCTGGCGCTCGGAAGCGGCGTGGGGCTGATCGCCGGCTTCATGGGGGTCGGAGGGGGCATTCTCGCGGTCCCGGTCTTCACGCTGGCGCTCGGCATGACGCAACAGGCGGCGCAAGGCACGTCACTGGCCGTGATCATGGTGTCCGGCCCCGCGGGCGCCATCGAGCACGCGCGCCATGGACACGTCGTCGGCTCGCTCGTGCCGATGCTCGCGATCGGTTCCCTGCTGGGCGCGCCGCTCGCGTCCTGGGTCGCTCAGCTGCTCCCGCACGCAGTCCTCGTGCGCAGCTTCGCCGTGTTCCTCCTGATCAACGCCGTCCTCACCTGGGTGCGACCACCTCGGCAGAGCCGCCCGAGCTGA
- a CDS encoding gamma-glutamylcyclotransferase family protein, which produces MHYFAYGSDLDPNEMKAMCPGHRVVGLAMIPDHRLGFPLYSHRWEGGVAGLVHAHGQKVWGVLHELTEADQSALDAHEGWKGPGNQHNLYERETVTVELVRPEDGSAPRRVRATTYLPRQSNPSAPSRRYLDALLRGAQHHRLPEEYVEWLLTIEPVGQQP; this is translated from the coding sequence ATGCACTATTTCGCGTACGGATCGGACCTGGATCCCAACGAGATGAAGGCCATGTGTCCGGGCCACCGCGTGGTCGGACTGGCCATGATTCCCGACCATCGCCTCGGATTTCCTCTGTACTCACACCGATGGGAAGGCGGTGTCGCCGGGCTGGTGCACGCGCACGGCCAGAAGGTGTGGGGCGTGCTCCACGAGCTGACCGAAGCGGATCAGTCCGCCCTCGACGCCCACGAGGGGTGGAAGGGCCCGGGCAATCAGCACAACCTCTACGAGCGCGAGACGGTGACCGTCGAGCTGGTGCGTCCCGAGGATGGCTCGGCGCCCCGCCGGGTGAGAGCGACCACGTACCTGCCACGCCAGTCCAATCCGTCCGCGCCTTCGCGGCGGTATCTCGACGCGCTGCTGCGAGGCGCGCAGCACCACCGGCTCCCTGAGGAATACGTGGAATGGCTTCTGACGATCGAGCCGGTCGGCCAGCAGCCTTGA
- a CDS encoding S16 family serine protease, with the protein MLSVGSPLPVEVARQAQREMDRLRRLPPGTPEAAQVRVYLHWLWSLPWDITSSEDADLSQVEAVLNRDHLGLPKAKERILEYLAVRQLKPDLPGPALCLVGPPGTGKSSIGAAVARALQRPFARISVSGTSHVEDLIGISRNVPGGQPGKLLRALRDAGTRNPVLMIDGVDRLHGEGGFEIIEMLLELLNPESSCRFTDRYLGLPVDLSHVILLLCANSIDFVPDALEEHLDVIEVPGYSEEEKLEIARRFLLPRQLAAHGLTARDLTVSEPALREVVRHYTLEAGVRGLQRQLATLCRKVARARAMGNRARHAVGPQSLERYLGHRLYAHEALDKEDEVGVANGLAWTAAGGEILVVEALKMPGSGRVLTTGQLGEVMKESVQAAHSYVRSRADMLEIDAEAFSNYDIHIHFPAAGVPKDGPSAGITVGLVIASVLSDKPIRHDVAMTGEVSLRGRVLAVGGLREKAIAAYRAGIRALMFPTVNLKDVGDIPEDVRAHLELVAVANMDEVFAAALHKVIVPQRVAGNFVIEIDDDEEGEVEIDTSELGRSARGSRRR; encoded by the coding sequence ATGCTGTCGGTCGGCAGCCCGCTGCCGGTCGAAGTCGCACGCCAGGCGCAGCGCGAGATGGATCGCCTTCGCCGGCTCCCGCCGGGAACGCCCGAAGCCGCGCAGGTGCGCGTCTATCTCCACTGGCTGTGGTCGCTGCCCTGGGACATCACCTCGTCCGAAGATGCGGACCTGAGCCAGGTCGAAGCGGTCCTGAACCGCGACCATCTCGGTCTTCCCAAAGCCAAGGAGCGCATCCTCGAGTATCTGGCGGTGCGCCAGCTCAAGCCCGACCTTCCCGGACCGGCGTTGTGCCTCGTGGGTCCGCCGGGAACCGGCAAGTCCTCGATCGGCGCGGCGGTGGCGCGCGCGCTCCAGCGGCCATTCGCGCGCATCAGCGTCTCGGGAACATCCCATGTCGAAGATCTGATCGGAATCTCGCGCAATGTTCCCGGCGGGCAGCCGGGCAAGCTCCTGCGCGCGCTGCGTGACGCCGGCACCCGCAATCCGGTCCTGATGATCGACGGCGTCGACCGGCTCCACGGCGAAGGCGGATTCGAGATCATCGAGATGCTGCTCGAGCTGCTGAACCCCGAGAGCAGCTGCCGCTTCACCGACCGCTATCTCGGCCTGCCGGTGGATCTGTCCCACGTCATCCTCCTCCTGTGCGCCAACAGCATCGACTTCGTCCCGGACGCGCTCGAGGAGCACCTGGACGTCATCGAGGTCCCGGGATACAGCGAAGAGGAGAAGCTCGAGATCGCGCGCCGCTTCTTGCTGCCGCGGCAGCTGGCCGCGCACGGACTCACCGCTCGCGACCTCACGGTCTCCGAGCCGGCGCTGCGCGAGGTCGTGCGTCACTACACACTGGAAGCGGGCGTCCGCGGCCTGCAGCGGCAGCTCGCGACGCTGTGCCGCAAGGTCGCGAGGGCACGCGCCATGGGCAACCGCGCACGCCACGCGGTCGGCCCGCAGAGTCTCGAGCGCTACCTCGGTCACCGCCTGTACGCGCACGAGGCGCTGGACAAGGAAGACGAGGTCGGCGTCGCCAACGGCCTGGCCTGGACCGCGGCCGGGGGCGAGATCCTGGTGGTCGAGGCGCTGAAGATGCCGGGCTCCGGTCGCGTGCTCACCACCGGGCAGCTCGGCGAGGTCATGAAGGAGTCGGTGCAGGCGGCGCACTCCTACGTGCGCTCACGCGCGGACATGCTCGAGATCGATGCGGAGGCCTTCTCGAACTACGATATCCACATCCACTTTCCCGCCGCCGGCGTACCGAAGGACGGCCCCTCGGCGGGCATCACCGTGGGGCTGGTCATCGCCTCGGTGCTCAGCGACAAGCCGATCCGTCACGATGTCGCGATGACGGGCGAAGTGAGCTTGCGCGGCAGGGTGCTGGCGGTGGGAGGCCTGCGCGAGAAAGCGATCGCGGCCTATCGGGCGGGCATCCGGGCGCTGATGTTCCCGACCGTCAATCTCAAGGACGTCGGCGACATTCCCGAAGACGTGCGCGCGCACCTCGAGCTGGTCGCGGTCGCGAACATGGACGAGGTGTTCGCCGCGGCTCTGCACAAAGTGATCGTTCCGCAGCGCGTGGCCGGGAACTTCGTCATCGAGATCGACGACGACGAGGAAGGCGAAGTCGAGATCGACACGTCGGAGCTCGGCCGCTCGGCGCGCGGCTCGCGCCGGCGTTAG
- a CDS encoding Phenylacetic acid catabolic protein, which produces MKVANTTLEKKYHDAVEHWRRHWMPDYELLIKSWDKYFPKDEAFCLCAKMEIGTPDTVPVGDHAGEKKRLKPSELTEEEARHLLAIIRAQASTEFGSIQQHAGTLARAQDDEDRFWVMRVMAEELRHGYQMFHLLLSEDWSKASGGLKGEDMVEEVLSMGTGSHVLDAFNLDYDSFIDNICFAALIDRVGKYQLTMQKACAYKPMADSMPPMLREEAFHLAAGVIPLRRWAKRAAEGDPYVTMEAIQKSFNKWFPRALEMFGDERGGETNVKFGFKDMKNREAQDLYIEEVRRMVRDINLRFLRARFPGQSLEAVEGILDTLERDHGRHDGVAWTDLLRLPDARFFRRKGEPAWTMIGADGESFADADTYLRYLATQLSDGYMASRDMKLYGDGLRKVAASEWSPAEATQHMPKLRRVGGNCPCSRAVRWVVDEPAAKHPS; this is translated from the coding sequence ATGAAAGTCGCGAACACCACGCTGGAGAAGAAGTATCACGATGCCGTCGAGCACTGGCGCCGGCACTGGATGCCGGACTACGAGCTCCTGATCAAGAGCTGGGACAAGTACTTTCCCAAGGACGAGGCGTTCTGCCTGTGCGCGAAGATGGAGATCGGCACGCCGGACACCGTCCCGGTCGGGGATCACGCGGGCGAGAAGAAGCGGCTGAAGCCCAGCGAGCTGACCGAAGAGGAAGCCCGGCATCTGCTGGCCATCATCCGCGCCCAGGCATCGACCGAGTTCGGCTCCATCCAGCAGCACGCCGGCACGCTGGCCCGCGCCCAGGACGATGAAGACCGCTTCTGGGTGATGCGGGTGATGGCGGAGGAGCTGCGCCACGGATATCAGATGTTCCACCTGCTCCTCTCCGAGGACTGGAGCAAGGCCTCCGGCGGCTTGAAGGGCGAGGATATGGTGGAGGAAGTGCTCTCGATGGGCACCGGCTCGCACGTCCTCGACGCCTTCAACCTCGACTACGACTCCTTCATCGACAACATCTGCTTCGCCGCTCTCATCGACCGGGTCGGCAAGTACCAGCTCACCATGCAGAAGGCCTGCGCCTACAAGCCCATGGCCGACAGCATGCCGCCGATGCTGCGCGAAGAGGCCTTCCATCTCGCCGCCGGGGTCATCCCGCTCCGCCGCTGGGCGAAGCGAGCCGCCGAGGGCGACCCCTACGTGACCATGGAAGCCATCCAGAAGTCGTTCAACAAGTGGTTCCCGCGCGCGCTGGAGATGTTCGGTGACGAGCGCGGCGGCGAGACCAACGTGAAGTTCGGCTTCAAGGACATGAAGAATCGCGAGGCCCAGGATCTCTACATCGAGGAGGTGCGTCGCATGGTGCGCGACATCAACCTCCGGTTCCTGCGGGCGCGCTTCCCCGGCCAGTCGCTGGAGGCCGTCGAAGGCATCCTCGACACGCTCGAGCGCGATCACGGACGCCACGATGGCGTGGCATGGACGGACCTGCTGCGATTGCCGGACGCTCGATTCTTCCGCCGCAAGGGCGAGCCGGCCTGGACGATGATCGGGGCCGATGGGGAGTCCTTCGCCGACGCCGACACCTACCTGCGCTATCTGGCCACTCAGCTCTCCGACGGGTACATGGCGAGCCGCGACATGAAGCTCTACGGGGACGGCCTTCGCAAGGTCGCCGCCTCGGAGTGGAGCCCGGCCGAGGCCACCCAGCACATGCCCAAGCTCCGCCGCGTGGGCGGCAACTGTCCTTGTTCGCGCGCCGTGCGATGGGTGGTCGACGAGCCCGCCGCCAAGCACCCGTCCTGA